In the genome of Gemmatimonadales bacterium, the window TCGTGAAGGTCGCCCACACCGTGTTCTCGCTGCCGTTCGCCTTCGTGGGCGTCGCGGCCGCGTCGCGAGTCCGGCCGGTGACGGTCCGCACGCTGCTCCTGGTGGTGGTCGCGTTCGGCGCGGCGCGGTTCGCGGCGATGGGCTTCAACCGGATCGCGGACCGGCGCCTCGACGAGCTGAACCCTCGCACGGCGAGCCGGGAGCTGCCGGCCCGGCGGATGTCGCTCGCGGAGGCCTGGCTGCTGGTGGTCGCGATGTCGGGGCTGTTCGTGCTCGCCGCCGGGCTGCTCAACCCGCTCTGCCTCGTGCTCTCGCCCGTCGCCCTGGCGTGGATCACCGTCTACTCCTACGCCAAGCGCTTCACCGCACTCGCCCACCTGTGGCTGGGCATCGGGATGGCGATCTCCCCGGTCGGCGGCTACCTGGCCGTCACCGGCGCGTGGAGCTCCCCGTGGTGGGTGATCGTGCTCCTGGCCCTGGTCGTCACCTGCTGGGGCGGCGGATTCGACGTGCTGTACTCCCTCCAGGACGAGCAGTTCGACCGGGAGCACGGGCTCCGCTCCATGACGGTGGCCCT includes:
- a CDS encoding 4-hydroxybenzoate octaprenyltransferase, with the translated sequence MTGAGGVDGQVLSGGGRLVAYANFVKVAHTVFSLPFAFVGVAAASRVRPVTVRTLLLVVVAFGAARFAAMGFNRIADRRLDELNPRTASRELPARRMSLAEAWLLVVAMSGLFVLAAGLLNPLCLVLSPVALAWITVYSYAKRFTALAHLWLGIGMAISPVGGYLAVTGAWSSPWWVIVLLALVVTCWGGGFDVLYSLQDEQFDREHGLRSMTVAL